A segment of the Eleutherodactylus coqui strain aEleCoq1 chromosome 6, aEleCoq1.hap1, whole genome shotgun sequence genome:
tggggctgattctGCTGCAGTCCTCAtttaaagcagtgggttgcaggcaacacCTGCagagatgattttcggggaagtgcttgaaatataagcccttccctgaaaatcatccctagctggaaaaaaaaagttaaaaacatttttttaaatattcccgCCCCCAGGAAGTGCTggtcttattggctgagcgctcagtcagtgctcagccattcaatgagagCTGAGTGCTGCATGCGATTGAGTGTAAAAATttcaaatgagtatgaaaccattgacaaTCACTAGGAAGATACAgcatgctgctagtataagtagtgaaggggttaaaggaaatccTTTCTATATACCAGAGAGTAGTACGGGATAAGACAGAATATAAGATGGTCTCCCAGACCCCCCTTGCATTCCTTCCTAGTGAAATCATAGGGTTTCATTGTatattatagttacaccttaaaaggtgaaactaatgttaaacattttagttgtagCCTATAATGTATCCTATTTagtcttggaggtatatactttccctgtgatgtcatttatggtatataaaccccATGCACCTTTGAATGAATTAGAAATCATTTGGTACCGCAACAgtctggtgtgatttgtatttctcctagggGCCCATGCTTCTACACGAGATCTGATTGTCTTTTCCTTGGTAAATACACAAATTCTCCTTAAAGTGGGTAGGCGCCCAGTAACTGAACACTTGAGCAAAAATAAGTAATACTGTAGAACCTCAACAAATGTCATTAATCTGTCCGGAaccaatggactttagtagaaatcaatgttagttgaggacattatttccataggaattaatgtaaatccaattaattggttctagacgttccaaaaaacacaccaaaccccattaatagagaataactctggtctttaataccaaaaacaataacaatactaaatgaatataaaacacaactgtaaagaataaatgaacatttaacaggtttttggacatttagcatacagtgctttgacataggactgcagggacataattatagcagtatgtatcactgtgttatctgtgctttgacataggactgcagtatttatttgcaaacgtttctttactgtactggactcatctgtacagtacttacattttgcagtacagtggggattcagggggcaggcagcgttcagccggcactttggggattcagctgctgtactgtgtcaggaggcaggcagacacagcaacgttcagccggcactgtgcactgtggagaggggagggggaggagtaggcgcgcgctgatgtaggagaagcaggaagtggccAGCATCAGCTGCGCGCTGGCTCACTGAGAggcgcccggggtcatggagtGGTAGGCGCCCtcatctgaggaatgcaactttattttaagggaccgccgctgccctgacacatcgacttaatttgaaaacagctttacttaagagcaatgctactcaagggtttactgtacttAGTGGAgcctcctttggtcctaatgtcATCAGACACTCGCCATGTCATACTTACTAATAAtgtctaatacacttcagctggtattttcctccattcatcctgcaaacatttggcaagagatctcaaagaagatggatgctgtgcAACGTTTCAGTTCATCCCtaaaatgttcagtagggttctggttgggactctgtgcagccagtccaattgtggaacatccgtaTACTCAAACTAATGTAAAACattattggatttgtgacaaggcacgtcgACTTGttagaagtatggccgaccattcccagagtattaccacattgtcagcagcacattattgcctagaatgtcagggtcacctccgtgttcatggtacTTGCCAGTAtaaccaacagaccaagaccatgccatggaAAACATCCCTAGGCTATAACGGAACCTCCACCATTCTTAACTATTGGCAcagcacactcaggcaaaaggtgttccccaggatgtgaagatggagtagtgtgatacattcttccattgctaaaCTGTCCCATGATTacactccttgcaccactgtagatgggccgatgcattgTGCTTTGTGATGAATGGCTTGTGTACAGCAgtataacccatatatccaatagtgtgcatTTTGCGTCACAAaccatggctgacacctccaagggtctgcatcttatgtagcatactTTGGGACACGTAACCTCCTAATAAATCCTGATCTGCTCTACTGATAGGGGGTTCAAATAATTGCGTAATTTAAGTTCACACAGCATAAATAATGAATGTGAATGAAAAATTAGCATTCATGTACCTGTGATATTTTCAGGAACTGCATTGAGACCTGTGGTGACCTTCACTCCAACCTGGAACAAGATCTTGCATGGAGACTCTGTAGTAATGACCTGTGATGTGGACGCCGCTGTGCAGGGTAACGTCACCTACACCTGGTATAGGAACAATGAACGGACCCATACAGGGAAGACGTTCACCATTCCATCTGCCCAGTCCAGACATGGTGGGAATTACCAGTGCAGCACCGGTGAGGAGAATATCAGTGAGGGCATTACTCTCTATgtcacaccaggtgagtcaatCTAAAGTAGAGCAACCAGTCCTAGGCCAGATATATAATGTGCATGGACTCACCAGATGGTATATAGAGGCTACAGCTCTGATCTTTGTACTTTAGGTCCGGTCATCCTGCAGTCACCACCCTATATATACGAAGGAGACGACCTGTCACTGAGATGTCACAGCGGCTCCAAGGTATATAGGGGACAAGTAGTCTTTTATAAGAACAATGAAATTATAACTTCATCCACTGCTAACTCTGAAATCCTGGTTGGAAACCATAAAGATGCGACTGTTGTCTACAATTGTACAAAAGAAGTCTTCACAACTGACTATGGAGTACACAGCGATGAGATCAACTACACCGTTCAAGGTAAATCTTGGCCAACCTGCtactaatcaaactactaacgaccacttgtctgtttgtatgtgagtgagtctcatAGCTCGGCTCCCTACTAACCTCCTAGCCCCACCCCTGGCGatgtcatagctccgccccctggcaatgtcatagctccacccccttgcaccgttatggcaggtcctaacaTACTGAGAATACAACAAAgtcgttattatgtcagacacaactcagtggccctaacaggagacaccgacctaccaccaccacagagatttaggggctgaaggacctgcggtgatgtcactgctgtgggaggagccattctggagtttggtagtactgtatgctggataagccaacagaaagtaccaggacctgtgatgtcactgtcgtgtaatcacctgtgtgggtggagtcagggatcacatgaccagtggctCATTACTGTATCCTAGagatgtgtgtgccatgtgtgcagtcagcataaatgtagtagagctgcgagtggctgtttgtctaatgtgctgtgcgtgtaatgtgtatattCAGCCTGGATGGATGTCATGTaacacagctgtgtttgtgacgtgcatgtcatgtagtagagctgtactTTTACCATCCGCATGTCATGACTGTCAggcacatgtcatgtaccaaagctgtgtctgtgacgagcatgtcatgtagcagagctgtgtttgtacaatGCACATGTCATGCCTATCAGGCGCaagtcatgtaccaaagctgtgtctgtgacaggcatgccatgtagtagagctgtgtctgtcaggcgcatggtatgtagcatagctgtgtgtgtctgtcacacgcccatgtaccatagctgtgtgtgtgatatgcatgtagcaaagctgtgtactataatttcctaataacactgcccaatgatgattttgtttcgggtTCAAAATTAGCATAtccttatgtatttccatctgctgaattcaaaaatcaccataaaaatgatcAATTAGCTATTGCTTTGGAAATACAGTGACGTGTCATTTTttgagtttacatttttattttgtgggaattttttttgcgggggggggggggggggttgtcacacctctcaactgataTAGCACAATGttttccatatgtttgtaggttataaccATCATAAATATTGCTATGACTGcatttcatattgtttctgtttttattttttaatgaatttCTGGCTTaggagtgcttttgaagtgtaaaactTGCTATATCAAAACGCCACGAAAATATGTAAATTTAGTGAATCATttctgttacatttgtggtgaaataacatttttgtcacagaaacgcaatctgaTGCCTCTTGTGAAGAATGCCTATCATCaatattttggtatgaaggtaggggaccaggatacgtcatgggctccacatatatgttgcaactcttgttcagttaaaggggttgtcccgcggcagcaagtgggtctatacacttctgtatggccatattaatgcactttgtaatgtacattgtgcattaattatgagccatacagaagttatcaaaagtttttcacttacctgctccgttgctggcgtcctcgtctccatggttgccgtctaattttcgccgtctcttggccaaattagacgcgcttgcgcagtccgggtcttcttctgttctcaatggggctccgtgtagctccgtgtagctccgccccgtcacgtgccgattccagccaatcaggaggctggaatcggcaatggaccgcacagaagccctgcggtccacggagggagaagatgccggcggccatcttcaccgggtaagtaagaagtcaccggagcgcggggattaaggtaagcgctgtccggtgatcttttttaacccctgcatcggggttgtctcgcgccgaacgggggggggggggggtgggttgaaaaaaaaaaaaacccgtttcggcgcgggacaacccctttaaactacgagaatggctgaaaaataaaaaaagatctctggcttttgctgtgcctatggtttggccggagcctacaaaccatacagatgacttctatttctgcttgactccgcctATACAGGCCGGATTGTCAATGAAGGAAACAgtaacagttcaatacccgaatcttccatctgctattcgacctgttccacattcagatagtttaccagttcctactccaccccaacattatgagcttgaggtagaaaatgaagaaagtgtggaagaacccaacaagccttccacatcccatgacccggACTTTGAGGTTAAGTCAAGCataattgagtgatctcattcgagaccttgacttgtcataGGAGAAGGCAGAATTTCTAGgatcaagactacagcaatggaatcttctccaacgtgatgtgatatcgctgcggtttttttaacgtgtttgtcaatgggattttctaatattaaaagacgcatcgcacaaaaatcacaaagcacaaacttgcgatgcatttttaacattagaaagtcccattgacaatcgtgttaaaaaaccgcaagtgtgtaGGAACCCTAATAGCAGCTTCATGAACTTTCTTCTCTACCTGAGCATGAACCTCCAGGAAAAGTAAACCATGCATCTGTACATATAAacaccagcccctcttgctagaggatgctggtcattatCCATTCCTCATCCTTTCCTCGCAGAactctggtgtttggagtcatgcatgctgtAAGACTAGTTTGTGTCATTCTCCCACACAcaccctgaagatggtctggaggCCTGATTCTCCTGTTGGCAGGGTCTTCGGGCCCCCAATCCCTTACCCTTCTGTCAGGTGTGATTCCATACATCAGATGCCCTTTCTGCTGTCcaatgggtgatgtctgatgctcTGCCTTTTACCTGTGTGGATGTTTAAACTTTCTTTGTTTAGGTGTATGTATACAAGCAGGAGGTTTTGGGTGGGATTCCCCtgagtgtgaacaatgtcttgttcagtgtctgtctgtaggtgtgcagatactTGCTGTAAACAATGTCTTCTTCAGTGTCTCTttgttggtgtgcagacacctggtgtgttaTTTGTTATGTTGGCGTTCCCCTGTATCTGTACGTACACAGATGTCTGTTGTGTGTTATATCCTCGTCTGGTTTTCCTGCCTATTTTTCTAGGTCAAGGACAGTGGTCCCTAGGTTTCAGCATGAAACTGTCCTTATTAGGAGGATCGCCCCACTTATAGGCGGGTTTCCCTTTCCTGGGATTGGTAGtcttattagtgtagggactcacaagacaataaagacccttgacgtgggcttgtgagcttacgaactttggccaaaatactaacaaATGCCTCATACTTATTAATATTCCCATCTATCTTGTTGTGTTAGTACATCTGGTAAGTATTTGGCTATCTGGCATTGATCTAGAGGTTATGTCCCTGTTCTCCCTTTGTTGCTGGCGCATTTGGTTTATCTTTAGTGTTAATCGTGTCCGATTATGTGTGAATATTCCTATACACTTCCCTTACAGCCTCACTTACAgccttatatatatattgtgtttgTGTAGGCAAGGTGAATAAGAGCTACATGAATGTAACACTATATCTATGTGCTGCTGCTAACAAAATGCAAGtgtctcccaaactactgcagagATACACACAGCGGACAAATTACTGCAGTCGACGTGACTGTCACCACCCTATGCTGCCCTCAGTAAGGGCTATGGAAAACGTTTAGGCATGTttgtactttactttagcagtGCTTTACACAAGTGCGATGATCATTCAAGTAACATAATAACTTAGTATGTTacactgaaaaaagacaaatgtccatccagttcaacctgtttccaccccccttgttgattcagagaaaggcaaaaaaaacaatcaggcagaagccaatttaccccgtttcggggaaaaaattcctaaTCCCACTCCATAATGGCAGACAGAATAATCCCTGTATCAACAATCCTTctggctatttaatgtctataacctgtaatgtcatagtgctctaaaaagtcGTCTTATTCCATCTTGAACTAgtctatggattttgctatcaccacgtcctcaggcaaagagttccacagtctcactgctcttacagtaaagaacccccttctatgttggtgaggaaaccttctttcctctaaatggaGGTGGAACGGCTAGAGATCATTCTGATCTGCCtgcccccattcacagtaaacaggagtcgctcataGATTAAGCGGCTCCCGCTTACATGGGCCTACAGACCCTTGGTTTTTATTTCTGCGAAAAACCACACAACTAGATAAGTGATTTCTTGCTCTGTGGCCACATGCACGAAGGACAATTATCAATTATTAATTGGAttgtgaaataaaattaaaaagaagCTGTCGTTGTCTGGTAGTTTATGAAGTCTGTAAAAAAGAAGACACCAAAACTCTGTACAATGTGATGTATTGCAGGAGCTGCGGCCTCAGTCACGGTGACCTTCTCTCCAAACTGGAGAAACATCTTCTCGGGAGAGTCTATAACAATGTCCTGTGAAGGAAACATCTATAAGTTATATAGCTGGTATAAAGATGGTAGGTTATTGGAGAAAACCGATCAGAACTACATGAAAATCATTTGTGCCCAAAGAAGTGACAGCGGGAGTTACTACTGTGGAACCAGTTCTACTCTTAGTCCTCCGGCCCACTTGGATGTCAGTGATGGTGAGTTCTCCAGTGGATTTGTTGAACACAAAGTAATATAATATACGAGCCGTGCAAAGAAAATACATATATGTTATATCTGGTTACAAGTTAATTCTGATTGGTTCTACAAACTGACTAAGAGGCGcccccataaaaatatatattgcagACGGCGCTATCTGGACCCAATTATAATGATCTGATATATAGGAAGGAAtaaaaagcaaaaggtccatgaaaGCGACAATCCTGTTTTGGcacaaattctgtcccaggactgaaAGGTGATGGGATATATTGCCCACAGTCATTCTTATCTGCGTCTCCTTAGATCTGCCATTTCTGGGCCCCGTTTTTGGCCATCCATGATGGCAGCAGAAATTTTCTATCCACCTAATAGACACTGAGCACTGAGCTCTAATTGGCCAGTGCTGGCCACGTGAGCAGGTCTGGTcagtcagagagcaggtataacgTATAGGTATTCTAAAGAttatgttggccatcttggatgcctgaaaataggacatggaATGTCGGGTGGGATATACTCTGTCCCCTCCTTTTCTGAGACcaaatt
Coding sequences within it:
- the LOC136571903 gene encoding uncharacterized protein; translation: MKQVQGSLSKKLRFVDDMDGKKAMFTRITGTALRPVVTFTPTWNKILHGDSVVMTCDVDAAVQGNVTYTWYRNNERTHTGKTFTIPSAQSRHGGNYQCSTGEENISEGITLYVTPGPVILQSPPYIYEGDDLSLRCHSGSKVYRGQVVFYKNNEIITSSTANSEILVGNHKDATVVYNCTKEVFTTDYGVHSDEINYTVQGAAASVTVTFSPNWRNIFSGESITMSCEGNIYKLYSWYKDGRLLEKTDQNYMKIICAQRSDSGSYYCGTSSTLSPPAHLDVSDGAVILQAPLYVYDRYKTYLRCRSHPEYSVEWTKFYKDGEFLQDSEDGRLMIRQPDAAARYRCEKGLYGNYVPYTESVSVPIRVSYINLALFSPSCLLCLVPLTELFSHIPAPLQTDRQLVYQTPAFPPDLANSKPFVLHQHLMYQTPAFPPGFATAKPFVLHQHFVYQKPSCFLELIFCQWQLQLSDSTPAPDRAHH